A region from the Negativicoccus succinicivorans genome encodes:
- a CDS encoding methionine ABC transporter permease, with protein sequence MSPQIVSLLWQSLGETMYMVAVSSFLSAFFGIPLGVLLLVTDKGHILENAAINKPLGAVVNMLRSIPFIILMVAIIPLTRMIAGSSIGTTAACVPLTLAAIPFAGRLVETALKEVPFGLVEAAQSMGASPFQIIYKVLVPEALPTIIDSMTNVIVNLISYSAMAGAIGGGGLGDLAIRYGYQRFRLDVMLATIAILVIVVQLIQSLGNYLARHVNKK encoded by the coding sequence ATGTCCCCGCAAATCGTTAGCCTCTTATGGCAGAGTTTAGGGGAAACGATGTACATGGTGGCCGTTTCCTCCTTTCTCTCGGCTTTCTTTGGGATTCCTCTCGGAGTCTTGCTGCTCGTTACCGACAAAGGTCATATTTTGGAAAATGCCGCGATTAATAAACCGCTCGGCGCCGTCGTCAATATGCTGCGTTCGATTCCGTTTATTATTTTGATGGTCGCAATTATTCCGTTGACTCGTATGATTGCAGGTTCTTCGATCGGCACGACCGCCGCGTGCGTGCCCTTGACGCTCGCCGCGATTCCGTTTGCCGGACGCCTGGTGGAAACGGCGCTGAAAGAAGTTCCCTTCGGATTGGTCGAAGCCGCGCAGTCAATGGGCGCTTCCCCGTTCCAAATCATCTACAAAGTGTTGGTTCCCGAAGCGCTTCCGACCATTATCGACAGCATGACTAACGTCATCGTCAATTTGATCAGCTACTCCGCGATGGCGGGCGCGATCGGCGGCGGCGGCTTGGGCGATCTCGCGATCCGCTACGGCTACCAGCGTTTCCGTCTCGATGTGATGCTCGCAACGATTGCGATATTGGTCATCGTGGTCCAATTGATTCAAAGTTTAGGCAATTATTTGGCACGACATGTCAATAAAAAATAA
- a CDS encoding MetQ/NlpA family ABC transporter substrate-binding protein, producing the protein MKRQWTVLFFLLCSLAVLAGCSTQKEPANAALGTQERPLVVGVTAGPQAQILEQVKTVAARDGFVIKVAEFTDFLTPDQALANGEIDANAYQHQPYLNHFNKNNGDKLVSIGKTVLLPMALYAPKYQTLDAIPDGAKVAIPNDPTNGGRALLLLQSAGLIQLGTNDITVTVADVKENPHHFEFLEVEAAQVPRSLDDVDAAVINTNYALEAGLSPVADARFVETKESPYACVLAVQKDEKTNAAYAKLLSYYQSEPVRDFINKEFKGALVPAF; encoded by the coding sequence ATGAAACGACAATGGACAGTCTTATTTTTCCTGCTTTGCAGCTTGGCCGTACTGGCCGGTTGCAGCACCCAAAAAGAGCCGGCAAACGCTGCGCTCGGCACCCAAGAACGACCGCTCGTTGTCGGCGTAACGGCAGGTCCGCAAGCGCAAATTTTAGAACAGGTCAAAACAGTGGCCGCGCGTGACGGATTCGTCATTAAAGTGGCGGAATTCACCGACTTCTTGACACCGGATCAGGCGCTTGCCAATGGCGAAATTGATGCCAACGCGTACCAACACCAGCCGTACTTGAACCATTTCAATAAAAATAACGGCGACAAATTAGTCTCGATCGGCAAAACCGTGCTCTTACCGATGGCGCTCTATGCACCGAAATACCAAACGCTTGATGCCATTCCCGACGGCGCGAAAGTAGCCATTCCGAACGACCCGACGAACGGCGGTCGCGCGCTCTTGCTGCTGCAGTCGGCCGGTCTGATCCAACTCGGCACGAATGATATCACCGTCACGGTCGCCGATGTCAAAGAAAATCCGCATCATTTCGAATTTCTTGAAGTGGAAGCCGCGCAAGTGCCGCGCTCGTTAGATGACGTGGACGCCGCCGTAATTAATACGAACTACGCGCTTGAAGCGGGACTTTCCCCGGTTGCGGACGCGCGCTTTGTAGAAACGAAAGAATCGCCGTACGCTTGCGTACTGGCCGTGCAAAAAGACGAGAAAACCAACGCGGCGTATGCGAAACTGCTTTCCTACTACCAATCGGAGCCCGTACGCGACTTTATTAACAAAGAATTTAAAGGCGCGCTCGTGCCGGCGTTCTGA
- the rpmB gene encoding 50S ribosomal protein L28 — protein sequence MANYCEVCGKGTQTGMNVSHSHLKTKRTWKPNIQRVRVVLNGQTTRQNVCTRCLRSGKVERP from the coding sequence ATGGCAAATTATTGCGAAGTTTGTGGTAAAGGTACGCAAACCGGTATGAACGTCAGCCACTCACATTTGAAAACGAAACGAACCTGGAAACCGAATATTCAACGTGTACGTGTTGTTCTCAACGGTCAAACCACGCGACAGAACGTCTGCACTCGGTGCCTTCGTTCCGGCAAAGTGGAACGTCCTTAA
- a CDS encoding deoxyguanosinetriphosphate triphosphohydrolase: MQIREVTEEREVKYLATHAAHSRDAVRERPQDKDPLRTEYQRDRDRILHSKAFRRLKHKTQVYIAPTDHYRTRMTHTLEVSQIARTMARALRLNEDLTEAIALGHDVGHTPFGHVGEFAIRDLFGHFHHNEQSLRVLDVLEKHGAGLNLTQAVRDGILNHTGPNLPQTLEGQLVRYSDRIAYLCHDFDDAERAGMLTADDLPAEVQRHFGTTHSSMITAMVSDLVYSSSDRETIIMTDATQAVMGTFREFMFANVYQAPALVPDRKRGYRLVQELCRYYLEDPTRLPVEHQPNEIPVETAVIDYVAGLTDEYAIRLYQDVFLPRYWDVK, translated from the coding sequence ATGCAAATCCGCGAAGTGACCGAAGAACGCGAAGTCAAATATTTAGCGACGCACGCGGCTCACAGCCGTGACGCCGTGCGCGAGCGTCCGCAGGATAAGGATCCTTTGCGCACGGAATACCAACGGGATCGTGACCGGATTTTGCATAGCAAGGCGTTTCGACGCTTGAAACACAAGACGCAGGTATATATCGCGCCGACGGATCATTATCGCACGCGGATGACGCATACATTGGAAGTGAGTCAAATCGCGCGGACGATGGCGCGCGCGCTGCGCTTGAATGAAGATTTGACGGAAGCGATCGCCTTGGGGCATGACGTGGGACACACGCCGTTCGGTCATGTCGGTGAATTTGCGATTCGCGATTTGTTTGGCCATTTTCATCATAATGAGCAAAGTCTGCGCGTGTTGGATGTGCTGGAAAAGCACGGCGCCGGTTTAAATCTGACGCAGGCCGTACGCGACGGTATTTTGAATCATACGGGGCCGAATTTACCGCAGACATTAGAAGGGCAACTGGTTCGTTACAGCGACCGTATTGCCTACTTATGCCACGATTTTGATGATGCGGAGCGGGCGGGGATGCTCACTGCGGACGATTTGCCGGCGGAAGTACAGCGCCATTTCGGAACAACGCATTCGTCGATGATCACGGCGATGGTGAGTGACCTGGTGTATTCGTCGTCGGATCGGGAAACGATTATTATGACGGATGCCACGCAGGCGGTCATGGGTACCTTTCGTGAATTTATGTTTGCCAATGTCTACCAGGCGCCGGCGCTGGTGCCGGATCGTAAACGCGGTTACCGCTTGGTACAGGAGCTTTGCCGCTACTATTTGGAAGATCCCACGCGTCTACCGGTGGAACATCAGCCAAACGAAATCCCGGTGGAAACGGCAGTGATCGACTATGTGGCCGGCTTGACAGACGAGTATGCGATTCGTTTATATCAAGACGTATTTTTGCCGCGCTACTGGGATGTTAAATAA
- a CDS encoding pyruvate, water dikinase regulatory protein: MKVPTIYVLSDSLGETAENVARATISQFDKEDIDIIRVPYIRTIEQVEDAVREAQANEGIICHTIVSEELRSSFEEIARQYKVTSVDIMGPMLRAVETIAGTKPRMQPGMVHKLDQEYFKKVEAIEFAVKYDDGKNPAGFLKADIVIIGVSRTSKTPLSMYLAHKKIKAANLPLVPEVPLPEELFQLPSYKIVGLIIDPGKLNTIRSERLKSMGLADGASYAALDRIREELTYAREIMRKLHCPVIDVSTKAIEETANRVMEIIERNRRLHG, from the coding sequence ATGAAAGTACCGACAATCTATGTGCTTTCGGATTCATTGGGCGAAACGGCGGAAAATGTCGCACGTGCCACGATCAGTCAGTTTGACAAGGAAGATATCGACATCATTCGGGTACCGTATATCCGCACGATAGAACAGGTGGAAGACGCGGTGCGCGAAGCGCAGGCGAATGAAGGCATCATTTGTCATACGATCGTCTCGGAAGAATTGCGTTCCAGTTTTGAAGAGATCGCCCGCCAATACAAGGTGACCTCGGTCGATATTATGGGACCGATGTTGCGTGCGGTCGAAACGATTGCAGGAACCAAACCGCGCATGCAACCGGGCATGGTTCACAAGCTCGATCAGGAATATTTCAAAAAAGTGGAAGCGATCGAATTCGCGGTCAAATATGACGACGGTAAAAATCCGGCCGGATTTTTAAAAGCCGATATCGTTATTATCGGCGTGTCCCGTACTTCGAAAACGCCGCTTTCCATGTATTTGGCGCATAAAAAAATCAAAGCGGCGAACTTGCCGCTGGTCCCGGAAGTGCCGTTGCCGGAAGAATTATTCCAGCTGCCTTCCTATAAAATTGTCGGTTTGATTATCGATCCGGGCAAGCTCAATACGATTCGCAGCGAACGGTTAAAATCCATGGGCCTTGCCGACGGAGCAAGCTACGCGGCGCTCGATCGCATTCGCGAAGAGTTGACGTATGCGCGTGAAATTATGCGCAAACTGCACTGTCCGGTGATCGACGTATCCACGAAAGCGATTGAAGAAACGGCCAATCGGGTTATGGAAATCATCGAACGCAACCGCCGTTTACACGGGTGA
- a CDS encoding helix-turn-helix transcriptional regulator: protein MELSERQEKIAEMVRADGPISGHAIAKRLSVTRAALRSDLAILTMLGILDARPKMGYFYIGNESDNLLADEIRSMTVSQCLSQPVMVPQDASAYDAIVTMFTEDVGTLFVGTQQELAGVISRKDLLKAAMGKRELTTLPVRLVMTSSSRLIYVEMNDDVLSAAQKMIDYEVDCLPVVDVTDKAGEKIYQVRGRISKTGMTRLLVDIGRGKGRGVKK, encoded by the coding sequence ATAGAACTTTCGGAGAGACAGGAAAAAATTGCCGAAATGGTGCGTGCGGACGGACCGATCTCGGGGCATGCGATTGCAAAACGTCTTTCGGTAACGCGCGCAGCGTTGCGCAGTGATCTTGCGATTTTAACGATGCTGGGGATTTTAGACGCGCGGCCGAAGATGGGCTACTTCTATATCGGAAATGAATCGGACAATCTTTTGGCCGATGAAATCCGTTCGATGACGGTTTCGCAATGTTTATCACAGCCGGTCATGGTGCCTCAAGATGCGTCCGCCTACGATGCGATCGTGACTATGTTTACGGAAGACGTAGGAACTTTATTTGTCGGCACGCAACAGGAGTTGGCGGGGGTTATTTCACGTAAAGACCTCCTCAAAGCGGCCATGGGCAAACGGGAACTCACTACCCTGCCGGTACGGTTGGTCATGACGTCCAGCAGTCGTCTGATTTATGTGGAAATGAATGACGACGTGTTATCGGCGGCCCAAAAAATGATTGATTACGAGGTGGACTGTCTGCCGGTAGTCGATGTCACGGACAAGGCGGGCGAAAAAATCTATCAGGTGCGCGGCCGTATTTCCAAGACGGGGATGACTCGTTTGTTGGTGGATATCGGGCGTGGCAAGGGAAGAGGAGTGAAAAAATGA